The genomic stretch GACCATCATCCGTCTTGGCGCGACCCTCGCGGCCAGAGGTGGCGGTGGCAACGGCGGTGTACAGGCGCTTCTCGAGGACCACGGGGGACTGGCTCATGACTGTTCTCCGGTTGAGCTGCGGTGTGAACTGAATCTATCCCATTCTTCATCGATTGCAACTGAATCGTGCGCGATTCATATGCGGCTATCCGCCCGAGTAGGGCTGCTCGATGTACCGGGCCACGAGCACCCGCGTCCGGGGCGGAGGGATTTCCTTGATGGGGCGTCCCTCCTGACGTGCCAGGTGCGCCTCCAGGTAGGCCTCGACGTCGGCGGTGCCGCCGTGCAGCCAGGCGGTGAGCAGGGCCCCGAGCGCCTCGGGCGTTCCCCACCGGAACAGCACCCAGGCGGCTTCGTCCGCTTCGGGCCAGCGCTTCTTCTCCCACGTCTCGTCCCGCAGCCCCCGCTCCAGCAACTCCATGTGCCCCGGGGCGTCCAGTTCCCCGAGCCAGCGCAGCGCCTCGGCGCGCACCCACGGCTCGTCGGCCTCCCTCGCGGTGCGCCGCAACAGCTCGCCCCCTTCCGCGCGCCCCCATCGCTGGAGCCCCGCCGCCGCGCGCACGCGCACCAGCGGATGCGCGGCATAGAGCAGGGCCTCGAGCCGCTCGAGCCAGGCCGGTCCGGCTTCGTCCAGGGCGAGCAACCCCTCGAGGGCGAAGCACGCCGCCGCTTCATCCGTCCCCGACAGCGCCGCGAGGAAGAGCGGACGGTCCCCGGGCCCGGCCGAGCCCGCGGCCTCCCGCAGCACGGTGCGCACCAGGGGCAGGTTCTCGGGCCACTTCCACGCGGCCAGGGCCCAGCGCAGCGCCGTGGCCCGCTCCCGCTGGAAGAGCTGCCGCAGCAGCTCCCGCCGCACCTCGAGCGCCACGCCCAGGTCGCACAAGTAGCGCAGCCGCAACGCGCGGGCCTCCGGCCACTCCTCCAGCACCTCGAGGGCGCGCGGGTAGTCCTCCGGGGCCGGCATGAGCCCATAGGAGACATTCAGCGAGAGGCTCTGGGCATGCAGCACCTCCTCCAGGCGCCGCAGCAGCCCCTCCCGCCCGAGGCAGACCAGGAGCGTGGGCAGGGGCAGACGCAGGGCCCGTGCCGCCTGGTGCAGGGCCTCGGGCTCCACGCTCAACAACTGGTGCAGGGCTTCCCGGGGCATGGGCCCCTCGGAGGGCAGGTGCCGCGACTCCCGGGCGAGCAGCGCCCATGACTCCGGCCGCGTCCAGGTGGCCGCCGCGACCTGGAGGTTGCGCTCCGGGCCTCCCGGCTCCCGCTCCAGGGCCCATCGATCTTCCTGGCACCAGCGCGTGTACAGCCACGTCAGGACAGGCGCGGGCAGCGGCTCGCCCTCACGCCTCGACTGGATGAGCAGCTCCGCGCGCTCCCAGGCAGACCACCGGCGCAGGGACGCCTCCACCCAGGGGATGTCTTCCTCCGTCCGCACCAGGCGCAGGCACCGGTAGGCCTCCAGGGCCGGGGCGTCCTCCTGGGACGGCGAGAGTGCACTGGCCTCCAGGAGCTGGGAGAGCTCGGCGCCCGAGAGCCGCAGGCCCAGGTGCAGACCCAGTCCGAGCGCCCAGGAGCGCACGGTGAAGTGCTCCCGGGGATTCAGCAGGAGCGCCCGCACGAGGGGCAGCTCGTCCTCGCCGCCGAACAGGCGCAACAACCGGAGCACGCGGACCCGGGCGTCGAAGTCCCCCGCGGGCAGCGCGTCCAGGAAGCTCAGCAGTTGCGCGCGGATGCCCGAGCGCGAGGACCAGACGAATCGGGGAGGGGTAGACACGGGCGCCCGGGAATCTAGGCTCACCTGCACTCGTGCTCCACTATGGACCGCGCGACACCTTCCTGGAGAATCCCGCGTGAACCCTCGACACCTCAGCCGGGCAGAGTTCCTCTCCCTCACGAGCCTGCTGGCGGGCTCCTCCCTCCTGCCACGCCCGGCGGATGCCGCCCCCAAGTCCTCCGGGAAGACCGCCCCGAGTCCCGCCGCTCCGAAGCCCGGGGCGACGGGGCAGGTGCCCCTGCAAGGCGAGCGCTTGCGGCGAAGCTGCCGCGCCGCGTTCACGCTGAGCTCCTCCGCGGACGCGGGCACCGAGTTGATCCGCCTGGGCGAGTGGATTCGCGACCAGGGCATCCAGCCCGATGTGTACGGCGACGGCGAGTTCATCCAGTCCTTCGAGCGCCGCGTGGCGGAGCGGCTCGGCTTCGAGGACGGGTGCTTCATGCCCACCGGCACCATGGGCCAGCTCATCGCGCTGCGCATCTACGCGGACGAGGGGAGGACGCGGACCGTGGGCCTCCATCCGTCCTCCCACCACGTGCTGCACGAGGACGACAGCCACACCGTGCTCCACGGGCTCCAGCCCGTGCTGCTCTGCCCCTGGTCCCGGCCCGTGCTCGCCAGTGACGTGCGCGACGCACGCGAGCGCCTGGGCGTGGTCAGTGTCGAGATGCCCGTGCGCTGGCTGGGCGGACAGTTGCCCACGTGGGAGCAGCTCGAGGAGCTCAAGCGCACGTGCCGCGAGCGCGGGGTGAAGCTGCACATGGACGGCGCCCGGTTGTGGGAGAGCCAGCCCTACTATGGGCGCTCGTACGCGGACATCTGCCGGGGCTTCGACTCCGTGTACGTCTCCTTCTACAAGATGGTGGGCGCCCTGGGCGGGGCCATGGTGGTGGGCGGCAAGGACTTCATCCGCACGGTCCGGATGTGGAGGCACCGGCACGGGGGCAACATCTTCCAGTTGCTGCCCTACGCCGCCTCCGCGGCCATGCGCCTGGACGACGCCCTGAGCCGCATTCCCTCCTACGTCCAGCGAGCGAAGTCCATCTCCGAGGCCCTCGCCGCCGACTCCCGCCTCGTGGTGCTCCCCAGGCCCGTGCAGACCAACCTGTTCCGGGTCTTCCTGCGCGGGGATCCCGCCGCGTTCTCACGCCAGAGGGATCGCATCGCGCGCGAGGACTCCATCTGGCTGGCGCACGGCTTCAGCCAGACACGCGTCCCGGGAATCGTCGAGGCGGAATTGCAGGTGGGTGAAGGGCTCGCGGGCCTCGATGACGCGCAGGCCGTGCGAGCCTTCCTCCGGCTTCTCGAGCCCGTCTGAAACACTTCCGGAACCGTGCACCGGCCCGGGGCCGGACTCCTTCAGCTCCCGTGCTCGACGTCCGCCCAACGCGGCCGGTGCAGGATCCGCACGGCCATGCATGAGATGTTCGCTCCCGTCCCGGTCCCGAGCAGCAGGAGGTTGTCCCCCTCCTTCAGCTCGCCGGAGACGAGGAGGTGGTCCAACGAGAGCACCTGGTCGCAGGCACCAACGTGTCCGATGGTGCGGCCGTACTCCCAGGTCAACCTGGACATGGGCAGTCCCAGCGGGACTGCGGCGCGTTCCCGCACCCGCTCCTCGGACCAGTTGACGAAGGCGATCCGGGTGATCTCGGACATGTCCAGGCTCGCCTCCCGGAGGGTCTTGTCGACGACCTCCAGCATGGTTCTGGTGACCGTCGTCACCGGCTCCCGCGGGTCCATGCCCGTGGTCGATTGCCACTGCTCCTTGGCCTTCGCGAGGTCGAGCTTCGCGCCCAGGGTCACCTCCGGCGGGAACAGGGGGACCGATCCCCGGTGCCTGTCCTCATACTGAGGCAGTGTCACCGAGTTGATCGACTCCAGGCGTGCGAACCCGGGCTTCCTGGTGAACAGCAGCGCGCACGCACCGTCGCCGAGCGGGGCATGCGGGCTGGACCGCCAGCGGTCGATCATCTGGGTGCTGTAGTTGTCCGCCGAGGTGATCAAGGAGGCCGCGTGCTCCGGCGCCGCCATCAGGTGAGCCGCGGCCAGTTCGCAGGCGCAGAACATGCCCATGCAGGCCTGCCGGATCTCCGCCGCGGTCGCCTGTCCGGAACCGGTGTGCCGCTGGACGTAGTACTGGGGACACCAGCCGAGGGGTCCCTGGAACCACGTGCTGACGTACAGGACGAGGCTCAGCGCCGCCGGATCCTGGCCAGCGCGAAGCAGCGCCTGCCGGCTCGCCCGGAGCGCCATCTCCGGCGCGGGGAGATCGCCCGCCATCGTGACGCTCTTGATGCCGTACCGCCTGGCCTCGAACTCGCCTACAAATCCCTGGGCCACGGCCCACTCGGCCGGCACCCGCTCGGGGAGATAGGCCCCGGTCGCACTGATGAACACGCCTGGTGTCTTCATGAGATGTCCCTGTCCGCCCAGTACGGTGCGCGCAGCTCCCGCTTGAGCACCTTGCCGGTGGGCGCCTTCGGCAACTCGGCGATGAACTCCACCGAACGTGGTTTCTGGTAGGAGGCCAGGTGCCCGCGGGCGGCGTCGATGATGTCCTCCGCGGTCGCCGTCCGGCCCGGTTTGAGCACCACGAAGGCCTTCACAGACTCGCCCCACTCCTCGTCGGGCACTCCGATCACCGCGCATTCCAGCACGGCCGGATGTCTGCCAATCGCCTCCTCCACCTCGACGCTGTAGATCTTCTCTCCACCCGAGATGATCATGTCCTTGAGCCGGTCGACGATGTACAGGTAGCGCTCCTCGTCCCAGGTGGCCACGTCGCCGGTGCGCATCCACCCATTGCGGAAGGTGGCCGCGGTCAGGTCCGGCCGCCGGAAGTAGCCGAGCATGTTGGCCGCGCCGCGGACCACGATCTCGCCGGGAGTCTTTCCATCGCGCGGCACGTCATGGCCGTCCGCGTCGACGACCCGGATCCGAGTGCCGAAGCCCTCGCGGCCACACGAGCGCAGCCGGTGCGGGTGGACCCCCCGCAACGCGTTGCGATGGTCCTCCTGGGACAGGAACGACATGGTCGCCCCTTCGGTCTGCCCGTAGCCCTGGATCAACCCGCACGGGAAGGACTCCGCCACCGCGCGCACGATGGCGCTGGGCATCGGGCCACCGCCGTACTGGATGTTGCGCAGACTCGACAGGTCGTAGGAGCCGAACCCCGGCACCGCCAGCATCCAGTTGAGCATCGTGGTGATGCCAAGGAACGCCGAGACCCGCTCCTGCTCGATGACCTCCAGCGCCCGCCGGGCCTCGAAGTTCATCAGCACCACGGGACAGCCGTGGGCCAGGTAGTTCATCGAGAGCACCACGGGGATGTGGAACATCTGCCCGGTGAGCAGGTAGACGTCGGAAGGGACGATCCGCTCCGCCACCGTCTGGTTGAGCATCCCGGCGGCCACACTGCGATGGGTGTGCACCACGCCCTTGGCCGCTCCGGTCGTGCCGCCGGTGTAGAGGATGAAGCAGGGGTCGGTCTCCTGGACCTGTTCGCTCCAGGGCGGCTCGGTATCCGGCGCCGAGGCAACGAGTTCCTCATAGCTGCCATCTCCGGACATTCCACAGTGGAGCAGGCGCACCAGGTCGACCGCCCGGCCCAGCTCCTCGGCCACGTGCCGGAACTCGGCCGAGGCGACCAGGACGGCGGGTTCGGCGTTGGCGACGAGGGTGCGCAGCGCCTCGGTGGACAGCCGCCAGTTCAACGGCAGCAGCACCAGGCCCGCGCGGCCCACCGCGAAGTAGAGCTCCTGGTACTCGATGCTGTTGCGGCTGAGCACGGCCACCCGGTCACCGGAGCGCAGACCGAGAGCCCGCAGGCCGTTGGCCAGTTTGCGCACCCGGGCGTCCAAGGTGGCCCAGTCGATGCGCCGCTGGTGGGTGATGTCGACCAGCGCGGTTCGCCGGGGAGTGAGGGCCGCCCACTTGGCGGGGATCAGTCCGAGGTTCATCGAGGGCGCCGGCCGTCACTGGGGAGGTCGAGCTCGATGTGCCGGGAGCGCAATCGCCAGGACTCCCCGGCCTGGACCACCTCGTCGGTATAAGTCCCTGTGGACAGGACATCGAGACGCCCGTCTCGCACCGAGATCAGCGTCAGGTACGACCGCGCGGTGGCCGCGCCGGGACCGGAGAGGTCAACGACCAGGTTCGTGCACACGTGCCGCCTGCGGTCGTCCTGCGCCGCGGCGGAGTCCCTCATCAGACGCATGATCTCCGCGTGTCCCCGGAACGGTCCGACCAGATCGCCGCCAGTGACTCGCAGGGTCAGCGACGCGTCTGGGGTGAAACACGCGATGAGCGCGTCCCAGTCGCGGGTGTCATAGGCCCACGCGTACCTCGCCACCAGGTCGGCGATGGACTCGCGCACGGACATCATTTCTTGCTGATGCCTTTGGACAGGGTCCTGTCTCACTTTTCGCTCCGGATGAGGCAGCCGGTATCTCTGTCGAGAGTAGAGATTCACATCTCGAGAGAGAACACTCGAAAGCGCATGAAAAGACTCACCCGGAAGAGGGAGTGAGCGTTCACCCTCCTGGCATCATCGGAAGAGTGCCATCGCGGGAGCCCGCCGCGGGGCGGGCTCAATCATCGCGAGGAAGATCGAAGCAACATCTGGGCAACGTGCCTTCTTCGATTCAAGACGGTGTCAGCCAATAGCGCTGACGCTGGAAGGGATAGGTGGGAAGAGAAATCCTGCGCCGGGAATGGGGCGCATCGAAGGCCGCCCAATCCACCGCCACGCCCCGGACATACAGCGCGCCGAGTGTCTCCAATACTTGCGTCCACTCCGCGCTGTCCGCGCGTCCCAGATCCAGCCGCACCCCCGCGTCACTGGCCCGCATGACCCGGGGCAGCCCGGCCGAGGCCCAATCCACGGCGGGACCCGCCTCCCCCGCCGCGCGCCTCAGTCCCGCTTCGAGCCCGAGCACTCCCGCCTCCACCGCCGCGACCCACTCCCCTACCCCCTCGCCCGCCACCGCCGAGGGTCTCACGCCCCACGCCCGCCACATCCGCGACAACGCCCACTGCCGCGCGAACACCGCGATCCGCTCCTGGGACGCGTCCTTCCACCGCCCCGCTCCCCCGCCGTACATCAGCCCCACCAACGGCTCCCCCAGCAGGTCCTTCACGGCCGCCGCACAGGCCTCCAGCCCTTCACGGAACGCCGGTTGGGTCTCGTACAACTCCCGGCCCCCAGCCGGCCCCTCCCCGCCAAAGACAAACGTCACGTCCGGTGCCAGCGCCCCTGGCGCGACCTTGCTCCCTCCTCGCACCTCCAGCAGCCGCTCGCGCACCTGCCGCGCATCGCGCCCCACCACCGCCAGCCGGTGCTCGAAGTGCGTCCGCCCCACCGCCGCCGTGAAGCACACGTCCCCCAGGGGCTCGGTGCTCGTCTCCAGGAATCGCGCGTACCGCTCCACCTGCGCCCGCAGCGCCTCCTCGCTCCGGGCCGACAACACCAGCACGTGTCCGGGCCGCTCCGGGCCCCGCTCGGGATCCACCCGCGGGGGAGGCTCCGCCAGCACCACGTGCGCCACCGTCCCCGTCCGCCCGTAGGACGTCACTCCCGCGATGCGCGTCCCCTGCGTGGGTGTCCACGCCGTCAGTTCCCCGGGCACCTTCACCGCCATGCTCGTCCAGTCGATGCGTGGGTTGGGGGTCTTCAGGTGCAGGTGCGCCGGCAACTGGCCGTGCCGCATCGCCAGCACCACCTTCATCATCCCCACCACCCCCGAGGCCGCTTCCGGATAGCCCACGTTCGTCTTCACCGAGCCCATCCACAGCGACTCGCCCCCCTTGCGCCCCTCCTTCAGCACCGACCACATCGCCTCGGCCTCGATGGGATCTCCCATCGCCGTGCCCGTGCCGTGCGCCTCCAGGTAGCTCACCTCCGCCGGAGCCACTCCCGCGCTCTGGAGCGCCTGACGGATGACTCCCTGCTGCGCCACCCCGCTGGGCACCGTGAAGGCACTGCTCGGTCCGTCATGTCCCACCGCCGAGCCCCGGATGATCGCCAGGATGGGCGCGCCCCTCGCCCGCGCGTCCGACAGCCGCTCCAGCGCCAGCACCCCGCACGCCTCCGCTCGCCCAAAGCCATCCGCCGACGCGTCGAAGCTCTTGCACCGCCCGTCCGGCGAGAGCGCTCCGCTGCTCGAAAGATAGACACTCACCTCCGGCGAGAGCAGCAGGTTCACCCCGCCCGCCAGCGCCACGTTGCACTCCCCGTTGCGCAGGCTCTGACAGGCCAGGTGCACCGCCACCATGGACGAGGAACAGGCCGTGTCCACCACGAGGCTCGGTCCCTGGAAGCCCCACAGGTAGGACAGCCGCCCGGAGATCGCGCAGTTGGCGCGCGCCCCCATGAAGGTGGGATCAATGCCCGCCAGCCCCTCCTGCTCCAACACCCGCTGGCCGTAGTCGTTGTTCATCACCCCCACGAACACGCCCACCCGCTCGCGCCTCGCGCGCTCCACCGCGTGCCCCGCCCGCTCCAACGCCTCCCACGCCACCTCCAATACCAGACGTTGCTGCGGATCCATCCGCTCCGCTTCACGCTCCGAAATGCCGAAGAACCGGGCGTCGAACCGGTCCACGTCCTTCAGGAAGCCCCCCCGCCGCGTGGCGATCTTCCCCGGCTCCGTGCCGAACAGGGCCTCGGCGTCCCACCGGTCCGGAGGCACATCGCTCGTGGCGTCCACGCCCCGCACCATCAACTCCCAGAAGTCCTCCGGCCCCTCCACCCCTCCCGGCAGCCGGCAGCCCATGCCGACGATGGCGATGGGCTCCCGGCGCGCCGCCTCCGCCTGCTCCAGCCGCGCCTCCAGCTTGCGAATCTTCACCAACTGCTGCTGGAGCAACTGCCGGTAATTGATTTCCTCGGACATGACGGGTCCTCACGAATCCTTGGCGAGATCCTCGGCCACCAGCCGTGCCAGCTCGGCGTCCGACAGCGCATCCAGTTCCTCCGTCGCCGGCACCTGGGAGGCCTTGGCCACGGGAGCGGGAGGAGGCGCGGGCGGCGCCGCCTGAGCGTCGAGCTTCAAGACATCGGTGAGCAGGTGTTGTCCCAGGAAGTCGACGGTGGGGTGATCCAACGCCACCGTCGCGGGCACCGGCGCGCCGAGCTGCTTCTGCAACACATTGCGCAGCTCGATCGCCATCAGCGAGTCCATCCCGAGCTCGGCGAAGCCCTGGCGCCAGTCGACCTCCGAGGGCTCCAGCCGCAGGATGCGCGCCGCTTCCTCCTGGAGGCTGCGCACCAGCAGGCGGGAGCGCTCCTGGGGCAGCGCGCTCCTCAGACGCTCGGCGAGCGGTGCACCCGCGCGAGTCTCGACGGCGCGGACCGGTGCCAGCGCCGCGTAGAGGGACGAGCGGCCCAGCACCCCCAGCGACTCCAGATACACCGGCCACTGGATGGACAGGAGCGCCACCTGGGGCCGGCCACTCGCGAGCGCCTCGCCGAACAACGCGAGCGCCCCCACCGTGGGCAGCGGCCGGATGCCCCGCCGCTCCAGCGAGCGGGCCAGGGCGCCATCCGATGCGCCCACCATCCCCGTCTCCGCCCAGGGGCCCCAGTTGAGCGACTGCGCGGGCAGGCCATGTGCCCGCCGCTCGTGCGCCAGCGCATCCAGGAAGGCGTTCGCCGCGGCGTAGTTGCCCTGTCCCCCCGAGCCGAGCAGCGCGGAGGCCGAGGAGAAGAGGACGAAGAAGTCCAGGGGCCGGTCTCGCGTGAGCCGATGCAGGTTCCACGCGCCCGCCACCTTTGGGTTCATCACCCGCTCGAAGCGCTCCAGGTCCTGTTGCAGCAGCGCGCCATCCTCCAGCACGCCCGCCGCGTGGACGATGCCCCGCAGGGGCGGAGAAGCCGCATCCACCTGACGCAGGAGCCGGGCCACCTCCTCCTCGCGCGACACGTCCACGGACGCGAGCGTCACCCGGGCCCCCGCGCCTTCCAGGGCACGCACCGACTCGGTGGCGGTGGCCGATGGCGCGCGGCGTCCCACCAGCACCAGGTGTCGCGCGCCCCGCTCCACCATCCACTTCGCCACCTCCAGTCCCAGTCCTCCGAGCCCTCCCGTGATGAGGTAGGTGGCCTCCGGGAGCAGCACCGGGGCCACGTCCCGTCCGCCCCGCTCCTCGCGCAGCTCGGGGTGCAGCCGCACGCCCCGGCGCAACACCACCTCACGTCCGGCGGTGCTCGCGCCACGGGCCAGCTCGGCCAGCAGTCCCCGCAGGCTGCCCTCCTCGTCCCGGGCGTCCAGGTCCACGCGCGTGCAGCGCAGCTCGGGGTGTTCGCGATCGATGACCCGGCCGAGGCCCCACAACGGCGCCTGGGGCAGGCTCACGGGGCCATGGCTCACCGCCTGGGCTCCTTGCGTGACGAGCCACACCGGCACCACCGTGTTGCTCCCCACCAGCGCCTTCACCAGGTGCAGGGCCCCACCACTCGCCTCCAGGACGGCGCGCTGCACGGTGTCCGCCGACGCGTCCTCGGAGGCCCGAGCGTCGAGGCCCGCCAGGTACACCACCCCCGCGCACCCCTCCGCGCCCACCGCCTCGCGCAACAGGCGCGCGCAGTCCTCCGGACGCCGCGCATCCACCTCGAAGGAGCCCGCGCCGAGCTTCTGGAACACGGCCGCCGAGCGGACCCGGATGACCGAGGCCCCGTGCTCCTCCAGCAGCCGCCCGAGCCGCTCGCCCACGCCGTGCCGATCCATCCACAGCACCCAGGGCCGGGGCTCCAACGCGGGCATCGTCCCGGA from Cystobacter ferrugineus encodes the following:
- a CDS encoding nuclear transport factor 2 family protein, with protein sequence MSVRESIADLVARYAWAYDTRDWDALIACFTPDASLTLRVTGGDLVGPFRGHAEIMRLMRDSAAAQDDRRRHVCTNLVVDLSGPGAATARSYLTLISVRDGRLDVLSTGTYTDEVVQAGESWRLRSRHIELDLPSDGRRPR
- a CDS encoding HEAT repeat domain-containing protein; translation: MSTPPRFVWSSRSGIRAQLLSFLDALPAGDFDARVRVLRLLRLFGGEDELPLVRALLLNPREHFTVRSWALGLGLHLGLRLSGAELSQLLEASALSPSQEDAPALEAYRCLRLVRTEEDIPWVEASLRRWSAWERAELLIQSRREGEPLPAPVLTWLYTRWCQEDRWALEREPGGPERNLQVAAATWTRPESWALLARESRHLPSEGPMPREALHQLLSVEPEALHQAARALRLPLPTLLVCLGREGLLRRLEEVLHAQSLSLNVSYGLMPAPEDYPRALEVLEEWPEARALRLRYLCDLGVALEVRRELLRQLFQRERATALRWALAAWKWPENLPLVRTVLREAAGSAGPGDRPLFLAALSGTDEAAACFALEGLLALDEAGPAWLERLEALLYAAHPLVRVRAAAGLQRWGRAEGGELLRRTAREADEPWVRAEALRWLGELDAPGHMELLERGLRDETWEKKRWPEADEAAWVLFRWGTPEALGALLTAWLHGGTADVEAYLEAHLARQEGRPIKEIPPPRTRVLVARYIEQPYSGG
- a CDS encoding threonine aldolase family protein translates to MNPRHLSRAEFLSLTSLLAGSSLLPRPADAAPKSSGKTAPSPAAPKPGATGQVPLQGERLRRSCRAAFTLSSSADAGTELIRLGEWIRDQGIQPDVYGDGEFIQSFERRVAERLGFEDGCFMPTGTMGQLIALRIYADEGRTRTVGLHPSSHHVLHEDDSHTVLHGLQPVLLCPWSRPVLASDVRDARERLGVVSVEMPVRWLGGQLPTWEQLEELKRTCRERGVKLHMDGARLWESQPYYGRSYADICRGFDSVYVSFYKMVGALGGAMVVGGKDFIRTVRMWRHRHGGNIFQLLPYAASAAMRLDDALSRIPSYVQRAKSISEALAADSRLVVLPRPVQTNLFRVFLRGDPAAFSRQRDRIAREDSIWLAHGFSQTRVPGIVEAELQVGEGLAGLDDAQAVRAFLRLLEPV
- a CDS encoding ketoacyl-ACP synthase III family protein; translation: MKTPGVFISATGAYLPERVPAEWAVAQGFVGEFEARRYGIKSVTMAGDLPAPEMALRASRQALLRAGQDPAALSLVLYVSTWFQGPLGWCPQYYVQRHTGSGQATAAEIRQACMGMFCACELAAAHLMAAPEHAASLITSADNYSTQMIDRWRSSPHAPLGDGACALLFTRKPGFARLESINSVTLPQYEDRHRGSVPLFPPEVTLGAKLDLAKAKEQWQSTTGMDPREPVTTVTRTMLEVVDKTLREASLDMSEITRIAFVNWSEERVRERAAVPLGLPMSRLTWEYGRTIGHVGACDQVLSLDHLLVSGELKEGDNLLLLGTGTGANISCMAVRILHRPRWADVEHGS
- a CDS encoding AMP-binding protein, translating into MNLGLIPAKWAALTPRRTALVDITHQRRIDWATLDARVRKLANGLRALGLRSGDRVAVLSRNSIEYQELYFAVGRAGLVLLPLNWRLSTEALRTLVANAEPAVLVASAEFRHVAEELGRAVDLVRLLHCGMSGDGSYEELVASAPDTEPPWSEQVQETDPCFILYTGGTTGAAKGVVHTHRSVAAGMLNQTVAERIVPSDVYLLTGQMFHIPVVLSMNYLAHGCPVVLMNFEARRALEVIEQERVSAFLGITTMLNWMLAVPGFGSYDLSSLRNIQYGGGPMPSAIVRAVAESFPCGLIQGYGQTEGATMSFLSQEDHRNALRGVHPHRLRSCGREGFGTRIRVVDADGHDVPRDGKTPGEIVVRGAANMLGYFRRPDLTAATFRNGWMRTGDVATWDEERYLYIVDRLKDMIISGGEKIYSVEVEEAIGRHPAVLECAVIGVPDEEWGESVKAFVVLKPGRTATAEDIIDAARGHLASYQKPRSVEFIAELPKAPTGKVLKRELRAPYWADRDIS
- a CDS encoding type I polyketide synthase, with translation MSEEINYRQLLQQQLVKIRKLEARLEQAEAARREPIAIVGMGCRLPGGVEGPEDFWELMVRGVDATSDVPPDRWDAEALFGTEPGKIATRRGGFLKDVDRFDARFFGISEREAERMDPQQRLVLEVAWEALERAGHAVERARRERVGVFVGVMNNDYGQRVLEQEGLAGIDPTFMGARANCAISGRLSYLWGFQGPSLVVDTACSSSMVAVHLACQSLRNGECNVALAGGVNLLLSPEVSVYLSSSGALSPDGRCKSFDASADGFGRAEACGVLALERLSDARARGAPILAIIRGSAVGHDGPSSAFTVPSGVAQQGVIRQALQSAGVAPAEVSYLEAHGTGTAMGDPIEAEAMWSVLKEGRKGGESLWMGSVKTNVGYPEAASGVVGMMKVVLAMRHGQLPAHLHLKTPNPRIDWTSMAVKVPGELTAWTPTQGTRIAGVTSYGRTGTVAHVVLAEPPPRVDPERGPERPGHVLVLSARSEEALRAQVERYARFLETSTEPLGDVCFTAAVGRTHFEHRLAVVGRDARQVRERLLEVRGGSKVAPGALAPDVTFVFGGEGPAGGRELYETQPAFREGLEACAAAVKDLLGEPLVGLMYGGGAGRWKDASQERIAVFARQWALSRMWRAWGVRPSAVAGEGVGEWVAAVEAGVLGLEAGLRRAAGEAGPAVDWASAGLPRVMRASDAGVRLDLGRADSAEWTQVLETLGALYVRGVAVDWAAFDAPHSRRRISLPTYPFQRQRYWLTPS